One Onthophagus taurus isolate NC chromosome 11, IU_Otau_3.0, whole genome shotgun sequence genomic window carries:
- the LOC139432171 gene encoding piggyBac transposable element-derived protein 4-like, which translates to MCSNKDDEVQLETFLNSFTLDDAAIDPQYEDDEDDDEADHLEERTECTDTEEEISDTEEDFGTSPTSDAFYVCKDGVTKWNKKLAPKHERVPENLLKHLPSPRTATKNLISEIDIWSYFFNEGMLKVIVDCTNQHISGTKSHFSRERDAEDTNIHEIKALLGLIYMAGVLKANRLNARELFSTQGCGIEIFRLTMSINRFLFLMRNVRFDNKETREQRKEIDKLAPIRQIFDNFVVNCQSAYSPFHCVTIDEKLEGFRGRCSFKQYIPSKPNKYGIKIFALVDAKCYFTTNLEVYVGKQPDGPYAVDNSASAVVQRLCEPINESGRNVTTDNWFTSIQLLEALKEKKLTLLGTIRKNRKGLPKEFTQPPKSRAVMSTLFGFRDNATLVSYKPKKNKNVLLISSGHHDDGIDENTQKPNMILDYNNTKGGVDTVDKLCASYNCARITRRWPMVVFYALLNIAGINSIVIHKFNNPTVTQPRRTFLRNLSMALIDGHLRQRAQLHCLPRQMSSRIREITGYEEPLQGAAATPSDENIPKRGRCAYCDRRKNRPTKYSCTTCQKFMCLEHCTIVCEECFNKDEIF; encoded by the coding sequence ATGTGTTCCAATAAAGACGATGAGGTGCAACTGGAAACGTTTTTAAACAGTTTCACATTGGATGATGCAGCAATCGACCCACAGTACGAGGACGATGAAGACGATGATGAAGCAGATCATTTGGAAGAGAGAACGGAGTGCACAGACACTGAAGAAGAGATCTCAGATACTGAGGAGGATTTCGGTACATCACCGACTTCAGACGCCTTTTATGTATGTAAAGACGGAGTGACAAAATGGAACAAAAAATTAGCACCGAAACATGAAAGAGTGCCTGAAAATTTATTGAAGCATTTACCTAGTCCTAGAACCGCCACTAAAAATCTCATATCTGAAATAGATATTTGGAGCTATTTTTTCAATGAAGGTATGTTGAAGGTTATAGTTGATTGCACAAATCAACACATAAGTGGCACCAAATCACACTTTAGTCGAGAAAGGGATGCTGAAGATACAAATATTCATGAAATTAAGGCGTTGTTGGGCTTAATATATATGGCTGGAGTTTTGAAAGCAAATCGATTGAATGCCAGAGAATTATTCAGCACTCAGGGATGTGGAATAGAAATATTTCGCCTGACAATGTcgataaatagatttttatttcttatgcGTAATGTCCGTTTCGACAACAAGGAAACTCGTGAGCAACGAAAAGAAATCGATAAATTAGCGCCAATTCGCcagatttttgataattttgtcgTAAACTGTCAAAGTGCTTACAGCCCGTTTCATTGTGTCACCATCGATGAAAAGTTGGAAGGTTTTCGAGGACGCTGTTCGTTCAAGCAATACATACCTAGCAAGCCGAATAAATATGGCATAAAAATTTTCGCGCTAGTAGACGCCAAATGCTATTTTACTACCAATTTAGAAGTCTATGTTGGCAAGCAACCAGATGGGCCATATGCTGTGGACAACTCTGCCAGCGCTGTTGTACAGAGATTGTGCGAACCAATAAACGAATCAGGTAGAAATGTTACTACCGATAACTGGTTTACCAGTATACAGTTACTGGAAGctttaaaggaaaaaaaactCACATTATTGGGTACAATacgaaaaaatagaaaagggTTACCAAAAGAATTCACACAACCACCAAAATCCAGAGCTGTAATGTCCACCCTGTTCGGATTTCGCGACAACGCTACTTTAGTATCGTATAAaccgaaaaaaaataaaaatgttttattaatttcaagtGGACATCATGACGACGGCATTGACGAAAATACTCAGAAGCCAAATATGATCCTTGATTACAACAACACAAAGGGCGGTGTTGATACTGTGGATAAGTTGTGTGCAAGTTATAATTGTGCAAGGATTACACGAAGATGGCCGATGGTGGTTTTTTATGCACTATTAAATATTGCTGGGATTAATAGTATTGTTatccataaatttaataatccgACAGTGACACAACCGAGAAGAACATTTCTAAGAAATTTGTCAATGGCATTAATTGATGGTCATCTTCGGCAGCGAGCTCAGCTTCATTGTCTTCCCAGGCAAATGTCATCCAGGATTAGAGAAATTACGGGATATGAAGAGCCACTACAAGGAGCTGCAGCAACACCGAGCGATGAAAATATTCCAAAGCGAGGTCGCTGTGCATATTGCGACAGGAGAAAAAACCGGCCGACAAAATATTCCTGTACAACTTGTCAAAAATTTATGTGTTTAGAACATTGTACAATCGTTTGTGaagaatgttttaataaagacgaaattttctaa